A genomic segment from Juglans regia cultivar Chandler chromosome 14, Walnut 2.0, whole genome shotgun sequence encodes:
- the LOC109014913 gene encoding lysosomal Pro-X carboxypeptidase-like, with product MDMAIPAPRSRALRTLSWLLLISLCITLSDSASLQGSRPRLGVRRGHNKQKGDLFGQSLAASFDYVNHDYQTFYYDQTLDHFNYQPQSYATFQQRYVVNFKHWRGAHAAAPILVYLGDEATIEEDVGAIGFMLDNVGPLGALEVYIEHRFYGKSIPFGLPREEAWKNATLRGYFNSAQALADHAEIILHLKKNLSAEASPVIVCGGSYGGMLAAWFRLKYPHIAIGALASSAPILYFDNLTPSNAYYTTVTDDFKEASVSCYNTIKQSWAEITKIAAKPNGLSILSNKFNTCKPLKNRTELLDYLVNLYSVSAQYDSPPDYPVNRVCKGIDNGSQGTDILGRIVSGIVAFGGGQKKKCNDLADFYSSETLGGWDWQTCSELVQPIGCGANDTMFYAQPFYFNEYKDYCVKKFGVVPRPHWITTHYGGHNIKMVLKKFGSNIIFSNGLRDPFSRAGVLENISDSIVALYTKEGSHCLDIMSSTKDAPDWLVAQRKKEAEIINGWIHKYYEDLHMISSSS from the exons GGCACAACAAGCAAAAAGGCGATCTCTTCGGCCAATCTCTTGCGGCCAGCTTCGATTATGTTAATCATGATTATCAAACTTTCTATTACGACCAAACGCTGGATCACTTCAATTATCAGCCGCAAAGTTACGCTACTTTCCAGCAAAGATACGTTGTGAACTTTAAGCATTGGCGTGGGGCTCATGCGGCCGCCCCCATACTTGTATACCTTGGCGATGAGGCTACCATCGAAGAAGATGTTGGTGCCATAGGATTCATGTTGGATAATGTTGGCCCTTTGGGTGCTTTGGAGGTTTACATTGAG CATCGCTTCTACGGAAAGTCGATACCATTTGGACTGCCAAGAGAAGAAGCATGGAAAAATGCCACCCTTCGAGGGTACTTCAACTCTGCCCAAGCTCTTGCAGATCATGCAGAAATAATCCTGCACTTGAAGAAAAATTTATCAGCTGAGGCATCTCCAGTTATAGTTTGCGGAGGCTCTTATGGTGGAA TGCTTGCGGCGTGGTTCCGCCTAAAATATCCGCACATTGCCATCGGAGCATTAGCCTCTTCAGCCCCCATTCTGTACTTCGATAACCTTACGCCATCGAATGCATATTATACCACTGTCACGGACGACTTTAAG GAAGCTAGCGTTAGCTGCTACAATACCATAAAGCAATCATGGGCTGAGATCACTAAAATTGCCGCCAAGCCCAATGGTCTTTCCATCCTCAGCAACAAATTCAATACTTGCAA GCCATTGAAGAATCGAACCGAACTACTTGATTACTTAGTCAACCTGTATTCAGTCTCGGCTCAGTATGATAGCCCTCCAGATTATCCGGTGAATAGAGTCTGCAAGGGTATTGACAATGGATCCCAAGGAACCGACATTCTTGGCCGAATTGTCTCTGGAATTGTTGCTTTTGGAGGAGGACAAAAGAAGAAGTGCAATGACTTGGCAGACTTCTATTCTTCAGAAACACTTGGCGGTTGGGACTGGCAG ACATGTAGTGAATTGGTCCAACCGATTGGCTGTGGCGCAAATGACACTATGTTTTATGCTCAACCATTTTATTTCAACGAGTATAAAGATTACTGCGTAAAAAAGTTTGGAGTTGTCCCGAGGCCCCATTGGATCACAACTCACTACGGTGGTCAT AATATAAAAATGGTTCTCAAGAAGTTTGGTAGCAACATCATCTTTTCCAACGGCCTTCGTGACCCCTTTAGCAGAGCCGG GGTATTGGAAAACATATCGGACAGCATAGTTGCCTTGTATACTAAAGAAG GATCTCATTGCTTAGACATAATGTCTTCAACAAAAGATGCCCCAGATTGGTTGGTCGCGCAGCGAAAGAAAGAGGCTGAGATCATCAATGGGTGGATTCACAAGTACTATGAAGATTTGCACATGATCAGTTCATCATCATGA
- the LOC109015650 gene encoding SEC12-like protein 1: MDGGGSNQGPVTCGSWIRRPDKVNLVVLGRSRLGDASPSQLEIFSFDPKTTSLSSSPLTTYVLEHVDGDLVSIAVHPSGEDIVCSTTMGGCKLFEFYGGESDARLLAKELSPLQDVGPQKCVAFSVDGSRIATGGVDGHLRIFELPSLRIILDEPKAHKSVRDMDFSLDSEFLASTSTDGSARIWKTEDGVPLTTLTRNSDENIELCRFSRDGTKPFLFCTVQQGDKCVTAVWDISTWNRIGHKRLLRKPASIMSTSLDGKYLALGSKDGDICVAEVKKMEISHYSKRLHLGASIAVLEFCPTERVVLTTTTEWGAVMTKLNVPADWKEWQIYALLLGMFLASAVAFYIFFQNSDSFWKVPVRNQPTRPNIDAVIGDPQSSDDQTVWGSFGALDM, translated from the exons ATGGACGGTGGCGGGTCGAACCAGGGTCCTGTTACGTGTGGTTCGTGGATTCGGAGGCCCGATAAAGTGAATCTGGTGGTGCTGGGCAGGTCGAGGCTTGGGGATGCCTCTCCTTCTCAGCtcgagatcttctccttcgatCCCAAGAccacttctctctcttcctctcccctg ACCACCTATGTTCTGGAACATGTGGATGGCGATCTCGTTTCAATTGCGGTGCACCCCAGCGGGGAAGACATTGTTTGCTCTACCACTATGGGTGGCTGCAA ATTGTTTGAGTTTTATGGTGGAGAATCAGACGCAAGGCTGTTGGCTAAGGAACTATCTCCTCTCCAAGATGTTGGTCCACAGAAATGCGTAGCTTTTAGTGTTGATGGATCTAGAATTGCGACTGGGGGGGTG GATGGGCATCTCAGAATCTTTGAGTTGCCAAGCTTGCGCATTATTTTAGATGAACCAAAAGCACATAAATCTGTACGGGATATGGACTTCAG CCTAGACTCGGAGTTTTTAGCTTCAACGTCTACTGATGGTTCAGCAAGAATATGGAAGACGGAAGATGGTGTTCCCTTGACTACTTTGACTCGGAACTCG gatgaaaatattgaattatgtcGGTTTTCTAGGGATGGAACAAAACCTTTTTTATTCTGCACTGTTCAGCAAG GTGATAAGTGCGTAACGGCAGTCTGGGACATAAGTACATGGAATAGAATTGGACATAAGAGGCTGCTTAGAAAACCTGCCTCTATCATGTCCACAAGCCTGGATGGGAAATATCTTGCTTT GGGAAGCAAGGATGGAGATATCTGTGTGGCTGAGGTAAAGAAAATGGAGATCAGTCACTATAGTAAGAGGCTGCACCTGGGTGCATCTATTGCGGTACTAGAGTTTTGTCCCACTGAAAG GGTTGTGCTTACTACTACAACTGAATGGGGAGCTGTCATGACTAAGCTAAATGTTCCTGCAGATTGgaaag AGTGGCAGATATATGCACTACTTTTAGGAATGTTTTTGGCATCGGCTGTTGCATTTTACATATTCTTTCAGAACTCTGATTCATTTTGGAAGGTCCCTGTTAGAAATCAACCAACAAGACCTAATATTGATGCTGTTATAGGAGATCCACAATCTTCTGATGATCAAACCGTTTGGGGTTCATTCGGAGCATTGGATATGTGA
- the LOC109015640 gene encoding probable phytol kinase 1, chloroplastic, producing MTISLLFCSPSALRCNLHPLRRHVCAPVPTGLTLSSSASLIPKLAPPLLRVHLLHPAPCAPLRPPSSSPCTPRAAAGDFMRDSGATAAVLAGAYALVFCFDNLTRRNLIQQSLSRKMVHVLSGLLFMVSWPIFSTSTEARYFASFVPLVNCLRLVVHGFSLASDEKLIKSVTREGKPEELLRGPLYYVLVLIVCVLVFWRESPVGLISLAMMCGGDGVADIIGRRFGSMKLPYNQQKSWAGSISMFGCGFLISIGMLYYYSVLGYFQLDWGTTVQKVALVSLVATVVESLSTTDVVDDNISVPLASMAVAFLSFGY from the exons ATGACGATAAGCCTCTTGTTTTGTAGCCCATCCGCTCTCCGCTGCAATCTCCATCCTCTACGCCGCCACGTGTGCGCCCCCGTCCCCACTGGCCTCACTCTCTCCTCCTCCGCTTCGCTCATTCCGAAGCTTGCTCCTCCCCTCCTCCGTGTCCACCTTCTCCATCCTGCGCCGTGCGCTCCCCTGCgccctccctcttcttctcccTGCACCCCACGAGCCGCAGCTGGAGATTTCATGAGAGATTCCGGAGCCACCGCTGCTGTCCTCGCCGGCGCTTACGCCCTCGTCTTCTGCTTTGATAACCTCACTCGGAGAAACCTCATCCAAcag AGTTTAAGCAGAAAGATGGTCCATGTATTGTCTGGTCTGCTTTTCATGGTTTCTTGGCCGATTTTCAG CACCTCAACTGAGGCTCGCTACTTTGCTTCTTTTGTTCCTCTCGTGAATTGCTTGAGGCTTGTCGTCCATGGCTTCTCATTGGCTTCTGATGAAAAGCTCATAAAATCAGTTACTCGAGAAGGAAAGCCAGA GGAGTTGCTTCGAGGTCCTTTGTACTATGTCCTGGTATTGATCGTATGTGTTCTTGTCTTTTGGCGTGAGTCTCCAGTTGGACTGATCTCACTTGCAATGATGTGCGGTGGTGATG GTGTTGCTGATATCATAGGCAGAAGATTTGGGTCGATGAAGCTTCCTTATAATCAACAGAAGAGTTGGGCGGGTAGCATATCCATGTTTGGTTGTGGGTTCCTGATTTCCATCGG GATGCTGTATTACTATTCAGTTCTGGGATATTTCCAATTGGATTGGGGAACAACAGTGCAAAAAGTCGCTCTAGTATCCTTGGTTGCAACAGTGGTGGAGTCCCTTTCAACCACAGATGTAGTAGATGACAACATATCAGTTCCTTTAGCAAGCATGGCAGTGGcatttttgagttttggttaTTGA